A stretch of the uncultured Campylobacter sp. genome encodes the following:
- a CDS encoding amidohydrolase, with amino-acid sequence MDKVAAKVEALKDEMVKNRRFFHSHPETGFFTFFTTAKIASELKKLGYSLKMGREIMKPEARAGLGSEKDKEKYLERAKSLLSADEREFLPVMEDGLTGVVAELDTGRPGKTLAFRFDIDGVDVTESKDEAHRPFKEGFRADIDGITHACGHDGHITIGLAMAKLIAQNLDDFKGKFRFIFQTAEEGTRGAVPMEQAGVLEGVDYLLGGHIGFQAKTSGGIICGTNKLLATSKFDVNFTGRSAHAAGAPQEGANALLAAAQAALAMHGITRHADGVTRINVGVLRAGEGRNVIAPNGYIACETRGETTELNEFMFQKCMDIVAGVAQMYGVQYDVKLTGGTSGGDSSEEITDIYERAARQSPFIKDELIVRDLNFGACEDFAHFMHAVQKAGGKSGYLMIGTKLAAGHHNGAFDFDESALLSGTDVFLRSAYAINGKDA; translated from the coding sequence ATGGACAAGGTAGCAGCAAAAGTCGAAGCGCTAAAAGACGAAATGGTGAAAAATAGGCGGTTTTTTCACTCGCATCCCGAGACCGGATTTTTCACGTTTTTTACGACGGCAAAGATCGCTAGCGAGCTAAAAAAGCTCGGCTACAGCCTAAAAATGGGACGCGAGATAATGAAACCCGAAGCCAGAGCAGGGCTAGGTAGCGAAAAAGATAAAGAAAAATATTTGGAACGCGCAAAAAGCCTATTAAGCGCCGACGAGCGCGAGTTTTTGCCCGTGATGGAGGATGGGCTAACGGGCGTGGTGGCCGAGCTTGATACGGGTAGACCGGGCAAGACGCTTGCGTTTAGATTCGACATCGACGGCGTGGACGTGACCGAGAGTAAGGATGAAGCGCATAGACCGTTTAAAGAGGGCTTTAGAGCCGATATAGACGGCATCACTCACGCCTGCGGGCATGACGGACACATCACGATCGGCCTAGCGATGGCTAAACTCATCGCGCAAAATTTGGACGATTTTAAAGGCAAATTTAGATTTATATTTCAAACCGCCGAGGAGGGCACCAGAGGCGCCGTGCCGATGGAGCAAGCAGGCGTGCTAGAGGGCGTGGACTACCTGCTGGGCGGTCATATCGGCTTTCAGGCAAAGACTAGCGGCGGCATCATCTGCGGTACGAACAAGCTTCTTGCGACGTCAAAATTTGACGTAAATTTCACGGGCAGATCGGCTCACGCGGCGGGCGCTCCGCAAGAAGGAGCAAACGCTCTGTTAGCCGCAGCTCAGGCGGCTCTAGCCATGCACGGTATCACGCGACATGCTGACGGCGTCACGCGTATAAACGTGGGCGTTTTGCGAGCGGGCGAGGGGCGAAACGTCATCGCGCCAAACGGCTACATCGCCTGCGAAACGCGCGGCGAAACGACCGAGCTAAATGAATTTATGTTTCAAAAATGCATGGATATCGTAGCGGGCGTCGCGCAGATGTACGGCGTGCAGTACGACGTGAAGCTAACCGGCGGCACTAGCGGGGGCGATAGCAGCGAGGAGATCACGGACATCTACGAGCGCGCCGCGCGCCAGTCGCCTTTTATCAAAGATGAGCTCATCGTGCGGGATCTAAATTTCGGCGCTTGCGAAGATTTCGCGCACTTTATGCACGCCGTGCAAAAAGCGGGCGGCAAGAGCGGCTATCTGATGATCGGCACCAAGCTCGCCGCAGGGCATCACAACGGCGCGTTTGATTTTGACGAGAGCGCGCTGTTATCGGGTACGGATGTGTTTTTACGCTCGGCGTACGCGATAAACGGCAAGGACGCGTGA
- a CDS encoding glycoside hydrolase family 3 N-terminal domain-containing protein yields the protein MKKIIAALFSALFFAGLPTALNAAPQTQEKPTLRKMIAQMIMVGFNGSDPKTAKEAVSEAKYQRFGGVMMLGKNISDKTNLTALTSAFKEAQEGIFIAIDEEGGRVTRFKDKEGFETFISAQKVAKTLDLAAASELYAKMAQQLKDVGVNVNFAPVVDVLNPKSTIIGSRGRAFSADMDEVSLYASEFMRASQARGVIAAMKHFPGHGNVEADSHTAKVVIENFDYGELKPYFDAIRKNEAKMIMVGHIYLMQRDSELPASLSPAIIDGLLRGELKFDGVVISDDMLMGGLKDFTLQEKVINFINAGGDVMLFSDYKIDGRRTAELVTQLVVDAVGAKQIPKERIEESYGRIMKLKNSIK from the coding sequence ATGAAAAAAATTATCGCCGCGCTTTTTTCGGCGCTATTTTTCGCGGGTTTGCCGACTGCGCTAAACGCCGCGCCGCAAACGCAAGAAAAACCGACGCTTCGCAAAATGATAGCCCAAATGATAATGGTCGGCTTCAACGGCTCTGATCCCAAAACTGCTAAAGAAGCCGTCTCGGAGGCCAAATATCAGCGTTTTGGCGGCGTGATGATGCTTGGTAAAAACATCTCGGACAAAACGAACCTCACGGCGCTGACAAGCGCATTTAAAGAGGCGCAAGAGGGCATTTTTATCGCTATCGACGAGGAGGGCGGACGGGTCACAAGATTTAAGGATAAAGAAGGTTTTGAGACCTTTATCTCGGCGCAAAAAGTAGCAAAAACGCTCGATCTAGCCGCCGCTAGCGAGCTTTATGCTAAGATGGCGCAGCAGCTAAAAGACGTCGGCGTAAACGTAAATTTCGCTCCCGTGGTCGATGTGCTAAATCCAAAATCCACCATCATCGGCTCGCGCGGCAGGGCGTTTAGCGCCGATATGGACGAGGTTTCGCTGTATGCGAGCGAGTTTATGAGAGCCTCGCAAGCTCGCGGCGTGATAGCTGCGATGAAGCACTTCCCGGGCCACGGCAACGTCGAGGCCGACAGCCACACTGCCAAGGTCGTGATAGAAAATTTCGACTACGGCGAGCTCAAGCCGTATTTTGACGCGATTCGCAAAAACGAAGCTAAAATGATAATGGTCGGCCATATCTACCTCATGCAGCGCGACTCCGAGCTACCGGCCTCGCTCTCGCCGGCGATCATCGACGGCTTGCTGCGCGGCGAGCTCAAATTTGACGGCGTAGTTATTAGCGACGACATGCTAATGGGCGGGCTAAAGGACTTTACGCTGCAAGAAAAAGTGATAAACTTTATCAACGCAGGCGGCGATGTGATGCTCTTTAGCGACTACAAGATAGACGGACGCAGAACCGCCGAGCTAGTCACGCAGCTAGTCGTGGACGCGGTGGGCGCCAAGCAGATACCAAAAGAGCGTATCGAGGAATCCTACGGGCGGATAATGAAGCTAAAAAATAGCATAAAATAG
- the murF gene encoding UDP-N-acetylmuramoyl-tripeptide--D-alanyl-D-alanine ligase gives MNETLINIGLTATQILFTFALGFYLITCLQWFSYKFERVLFHFTRPLWHVFFLIVPIVLFYGAERFFWIYFYFALVPSLALWHKKLDKKLVFTPRVKRFFVILALSVIASYAVYLATQHRVNLGVVLPLVLSFAVSFLLEKAKFKAYENSARKKLASMPELKIIMITASFGKTSIKNFLFELLKNDFACRKTPRSVNTLAGLIQDVNNELAAGTQIYIAEAGARLKGDIAQITGFLNPQIAIVGEIGAQHIEYFKTLENIRATKLEALGSKRLEKAFVHSSTQANESEKIEIYDKDLSGVEASLDGVKFKLGGREFASPLLGKFNASNLAVCVKTALYLGLDEARIASALARLKNVEHRLERIDAGGKIIIDDGFNGNFNGMSASYELVGSYEGRKVLVTPGIMESSDEENEKLSKIINKTFDIVMLTSSLNAVALLKHLSRPKVIVIKDKSKLQETLAQNTKAGDLILFSNDAPSFM, from the coding sequence ATGAACGAAACCCTCATAAATATCGGCCTTACCGCGACGCAGATTTTATTTACGTTTGCGCTCGGATTTTATCTCATCACCTGCCTTCAGTGGTTTTCCTACAAGTTTGAGCGCGTGCTGTTTCACTTCACCAGGCCGCTTTGGCACGTGTTTTTCCTCATCGTGCCGATCGTGCTTTTTTACGGAGCGGAGCGATTTTTCTGGATTTATTTTTACTTTGCGCTGGTGCCAAGCCTCGCTCTTTGGCACAAAAAGCTCGATAAAAAGCTGGTTTTTACGCCGCGAGTCAAGCGATTTTTTGTTATCCTAGCGCTTTCGGTTATCGCTAGCTACGCTGTTTATCTCGCGACGCAGCACCGCGTAAATTTAGGCGTCGTCCTGCCGCTCGTGCTCTCTTTTGCGGTTAGTTTTTTGCTGGAAAAGGCTAAATTTAAGGCCTACGAAAACAGCGCGCGCAAAAAGCTAGCCTCGATGCCTGAACTTAAAATCATCATGATAACGGCGAGTTTTGGCAAAACCAGCATCAAAAATTTCCTATTTGAGCTACTTAAAAATGACTTCGCCTGCCGTAAAACCCCTCGCAGCGTAAACACGCTAGCAGGCCTCATCCAAGACGTAAACAACGAGCTTGCCGCCGGTACGCAGATATATATCGCCGAGGCGGGCGCGCGTCTAAAAGGCGACATCGCGCAGATCACGGGGTTTTTGAACCCGCAGATCGCTATCGTCGGCGAGATCGGCGCGCAGCATATCGAGTACTTTAAGACGCTCGAAAATATCCGCGCCACGAAGCTTGAGGCCCTTGGTTCAAAGCGCCTAGAAAAGGCTTTCGTACACAGCAGCACGCAGGCAAACGAGAGCGAGAAGATAGAAATTTACGATAAAGATCTAAGCGGCGTTGAGGCGAGCTTGGACGGGGTTAAATTTAAGCTCGGAGGGAGAGAATTTGCTTCGCCGCTACTTGGTAAATTTAACGCCTCAAACCTAGCCGTCTGCGTCAAAACCGCGCTATATCTGGGGTTAGACGAGGCTAGGATCGCCTCCGCTCTCGCGCGTTTAAAAAACGTCGAGCATAGACTCGAGCGTATCGATGCCGGCGGCAAAATCATCATCGACGACGGTTTTAACGGTAACTTTAACGGTATGAGCGCGAGCTACGAGCTGGTCGGTAGCTACGAGGGGCGCAAGGTGCTCGTGACGCCCGGCATCATGGAGAGCAGCGACGAGGAGAACGAAAAGCTAAGCAAAATCATCAACAAGACCTTTGATATCGTCATGCTAACAAGCTCGCTAAACGCCGTCGCGCTGCTAAAGCACCTAAGCAGGCCAAAAGTCATCGTCATCAAGGACAAATCCAAGCTTCAAGAAACCCTGGCGCAAAATACCAAAGCGGGCGATCTGATCCTTTTTTCAAACGACGCGCCGAGCTTTATGTAG
- a CDS encoding alpha/beta hydrolase, with amino-acid sequence MAVKEIKYGGKIYRISYEIVNPAHKDVALFLHGWGANKEIMKKAFGMYFKDFRHVYVDMPGFGASSMHGALATKDYAKIMKSFLDELGASPKIIFGHSFGGKVATLLNPEYLALLSSAGIVAKKPLWVRFKIALFKFLKLFGLGFLYKFFATKDVKGMSKTMYETLKNVVDEDFSSKFADFGGKAFIFWGEDDKATPLKSGERVSRLIKNSEFHALKGDHFFFLLHARYIDGVVNAGLNLTDLDEESGIESVKILSPKNHENLSEKAWGADENGDLKNNTEQNLVEPARADLETSAKTISQNSLFDEQSQSGGLVDQNPQLDGTGDESGQVVANNIFKKNLFDEQESAQNQSELKNDVLNSDDQNQILPKDEQGDQKIPKKPVQQTFDLS; translated from the coding sequence ATGGCAGTCAAAGAGATAAAATACGGCGGCAAAATTTACCGCATCAGCTACGAAATCGTAAATCCAGCGCACAAGGACGTCGCTCTATTTCTTCACGGCTGGGGCGCGAACAAAGAGATCATGAAAAAGGCTTTCGGCATGTATTTTAAGGACTTTCGGCACGTTTACGTCGATATGCCCGGCTTTGGCGCGAGCAGTATGCACGGCGCGCTAGCGACGAAAGACTACGCAAAAATCATGAAATCCTTTTTAGACGAGCTTGGCGCAAGCCCCAAAATCATCTTCGGACATAGCTTCGGCGGTAAGGTCGCAACCCTGCTAAATCCCGAATATCTCGCGCTTTTAAGCTCGGCGGGCATCGTAGCTAAAAAGCCGCTTTGGGTGCGTTTTAAGATCGCTTTGTTTAAGTTTTTAAAGCTGTTTGGGCTTGGGTTTTTATACAAATTTTTCGCCACGAAAGACGTAAAAGGCATGAGCAAAACGATGTACGAGACCCTAAAAAACGTCGTCGATGAGGACTTTAGCTCTAAATTTGCTGATTTTGGCGGCAAGGCGTTTATATTTTGGGGCGAGGATGACAAGGCCACGCCTCTAAAAAGTGGCGAACGCGTAAGTCGCCTCATCAAAAACAGCGAATTTCACGCGCTAAAGGGCGATCATTTTTTCTTTTTGCTCCACGCGCGCTACATCGACGGCGTCGTAAATGCGGGGCTAAATTTGACGGATTTAGACGAAGAAAGCGGGATAGAGAGCGTAAAAATTTTAAGCCCGAAAAACCATGAAAATTTAAGCGAAAAAGCCTGGGGTGCCGACGAAAACGGCGATCTTAAAAATAATACTGAGCAAAATTTGGTCGAACCTGCTCGTGCGGATTTGGAGACGAGCGCAAAAACCATCTCTCAAAACAGCCTTTTTGACGAACAATCGCAAAGCGGCGGCCTTGTGGATCAAAACCCGCAACTTGATGGCACAGGCGACGAAAGCGGTCAGGTTGTTGCGAACAATATTTTTAAAAAAAATTTGTTTGACGAGCAAGAAAGCGCGCAAAATCAATCGGAACTTAAAAACGACGTTTTAAACAGCGACGATCAAAATCAAATTTTGCCAAAAGATGAGCAGGGTGATCAAAAAATCCCCAAAAAGCCGGTGCAACAAACGTTTGATTTAAGCTAG
- a CDS encoding type II toxin-antitoxin system Phd/YefM family antitoxin has protein sequence MTTFSKDEIYTATEVVRNFSAVLGKVGKAQMKRAVIVKNNKFEAVLLNMGEYERLCEAVEVLQSIYEAKKRAGSGE, from the coding sequence ATGACTACTTTTAGCAAAGATGAAATTTACACGGCGACCGAAGTGGTGCGAAATTTTAGCGCCGTTCTAGGCAAGGTCGGCAAGGCGCAGATGAAGCGCGCGGTGATCGTCAAAAATAATAAATTTGAAGCCGTACTGCTAAACATGGGCGAGTACGAGCGCCTATGCGAGGCCGTCGAGGTGCTGCAAAGCATTTATGAGGCTAAAAAACGAGCCGGAAGCGGCGAATAA
- a CDS encoding type II secretion system protein — MNKYYTVKKCKDNNTARRAFSMIELIFVIVILGVLAAIAIPRINASRDDALAVTMFTNINQVVDEVQNYYASTGKTDFAFKNIASPDSPDRSYDISRPHFIVEYGVDNGLDPAPSSGRRSKPWLFMTKLVDTMYGDFVKYCVTLNVGYMSNSDKYGVIINNNWRHNEQGALQPGDSIVCDKLRTLIEKKYKSKDAGFDMYEIPFINQIEDSILYPH; from the coding sequence ATGAACAAATATTATACAGTAAAAAAATGTAAAGACAATAATACAGCAAGGCGCGCATTTTCTATGATCGAGCTTATATTTGTGATAGTGATATTAGGTGTATTGGCTGCTATAGCTATACCTAGGATAAACGCTAGCAGAGATGATGCCTTGGCTGTTACGATGTTTACGAACATAAATCAGGTGGTAGACGAAGTACAAAACTATTATGCGTCTACGGGCAAGACCGACTTTGCATTTAAAAATATAGCTAGCCCCGATAGTCCAGATAGAAGTTACGATATATCTCGACCGCATTTTATCGTAGAGTACGGCGTAGATAACGGCCTTGATCCTGCACCCAGCAGCGGACGCAGATCCAAGCCTTGGCTGTTTATGACAAAATTGGTTGACACTATGTACGGCGACTTCGTAAAATACTGCGTGACGCTAAATGTGGGCTACATGTCTAATTCCGATAAATACGGCGTAATCATAAACAACAACTGGCGCCACAATGAGCAAGGAGCGCTACAGCCCGGGGATAGCATAGTATGCGACAAGTTAAGGACGCTAATAGAAAAGAAGTATAAATCAAAAGATGCGGGGTTTGATATGTATGAGATACCATTCATAAACCAGATAGAAGACTCCATACTCTATCCTCATTGA
- a CDS encoding D-alanine--D-alanine ligase, producing MKFAVIFGAKSYEHEISIVSAIALKKVLKNEPLFIFCDKFREFYLINGADMKANFFSSGKYKNAKKLTLKQGGFFAGGLLGEKKIEADVFINLVHGMDGEDGKIAALLEFYGLSYIGPRVEASALSYNKELTKLLAQKAGVNTLNYEVVSRGKAPSLPLPVILKPLRLGSSIGVSVIKDASELEYGLDVAYEFDKEILVEPFIEGVKEYNLAGCKAGGEIKFSIIEEPKKKEFLDYEQKYMSFSNESRAREADIGAELAAKLKQSFERIYNCGFDGALIRCDFFEINGEVYLNEINPNPGSMANYLFDDFEVTLERLVASLPKEREISIDYKFINSITSAKGKL from the coding sequence ATGAAATTTGCTGTGATATTCGGCGCTAAAAGCTACGAACACGAGATCAGTATCGTGAGCGCCATAGCCCTAAAAAAGGTGCTAAAAAACGAACCTTTATTTATATTTTGCGATAAATTTAGAGAATTTTACTTGATAAACGGCGCCGATATGAAGGCGAATTTCTTTAGCTCTGGTAAGTATAAAAACGCCAAAAAACTCACTCTTAAGCAGGGCGGATTTTTCGCGGGCGGGTTACTCGGCGAAAAAAAGATCGAGGCGGACGTGTTTATAAATTTAGTCCACGGCATGGACGGCGAGGACGGTAAGATTGCGGCGCTGCTAGAGTTTTACGGCCTTAGCTATATCGGCCCTCGCGTGGAAGCTAGCGCGCTAAGCTACAACAAGGAGCTAACCAAACTACTAGCGCAAAAAGCGGGCGTAAATACCCTAAACTACGAGGTTGTAAGCAGAGGAAAGGCACCTAGCCTGCCGCTACCCGTGATCCTAAAGCCGCTTCGCCTAGGAAGCTCAATCGGCGTGAGCGTGATAAAAGATGCTAGCGAGCTAGAATACGGCCTAGACGTGGCATACGAGTTTGACAAAGAGATCCTAGTAGAGCCCTTTATCGAGGGCGTGAAGGAGTATAATCTAGCAGGCTGCAAGGCGGGCGGCGAGATCAAATTTTCCATCATCGAAGAGCCTAAAAAGAAGGAATTTCTAGACTACGAGCAAAAATATATGAGCTTTTCAAACGAGAGCAGGGCGCGCGAGGCTGATATCGGCGCAGAGCTAGCCGCCAAGCTAAAACAAAGCTTTGAGCGCATCTATAACTGCGGCTTTGACGGGGCGCTGATACGCTGCGATTTTTTCGAGATAAACGGCGAAGTCTATCTAAACGAGATTAATCCAAACCCGGGTAGCATGGCAAATTATCTATTTGACGACTTTGAGGTGACGCTGGAGCGACTCGTCGCAAGCTTGCCTAAGGAGCGCGAGATAAGCATCGACTATAAATTTATAAACTCCATAACGTCGGCAAAGGGCAAGCTGTAG
- the ruvA gene encoding Holliday junction branch migration protein RuvA — protein MIKAIEGVITKKEPANLILKTAGGVSYGVAISLFCSAKLERGQSVELNITQIIREDADLLYGFLDSNEQKMFEMLIKLSGIGAATAMAVCSSLNPNAFLNAVKSGDAAALQTVPGIGAKTARRIIAELSDAKMTMDENLPSYQHEAILALESLGFKREKISKALSECDAQNTGELVKQALKKLA, from the coding sequence ATGATAAAAGCGATCGAGGGCGTGATAACCAAAAAAGAGCCCGCAAATCTCATTTTAAAGACGGCCGGCGGCGTTAGCTACGGCGTGGCTATCTCGCTTTTTTGCTCGGCAAAACTCGAGCGAGGCCAGAGCGTGGAGCTAAACATCACGCAGATCATTCGCGAGGATGCGGACTTGCTTTACGGATTTTTAGATAGCAACGAGCAAAAGATGTTTGAGATGCTGATAAAACTAAGCGGCATCGGCGCGGCGACGGCGATGGCGGTGTGCTCAAGCCTAAATCCGAACGCATTTTTAAACGCGGTTAAAAGCGGGGACGCGGCGGCGCTGCAAACGGTGCCCGGCATCGGCGCGAAGACGGCTAGACGCATCATCGCCGAACTTAGCGACGCAAAGATGACGATGGACGAAAATCTGCCTAGCTATCAGCACGAAGCGATCTTGGCGCTTGAGAGCCTCGGCTTTAAAAGAGAAAAGATAAGCAAGGCACTTAGCGAGTGCGACGCGCAAAATACGGGCGAACTCGTCAAACAAGCCCTAAAAAAACTAGCATAA
- a CDS encoding MlaD family protein yields the protein MGNKINYTLIGLFFVLVVSALGIAAWWLGGYGKKADDYRSYFIKTTSLPSGIKRDSTVKFIGVDAGSVKDIRFADEKEALIELELSVRKDLPIKKDSTASAQIQGITGIGYLNISRGSANSPLFSKNEKAYIGLEAGFFDKIGDRAEYLTQNLETTFKNINKFLSDENAAKFSSILVSADEAMKKINAGNLDINATIANANEVLANANLTLNELKKALKNASGTLEFVNSFTTKATDAAQALKNLQTAIAEKIKSGEYDVKGALNTIGDETERTLLSFQKLISDFRNTLFRLEDDPYEFFFKDTQKKDEK from the coding sequence GTGGGAAATAAAATAAATTATACTTTGATAGGCCTCTTTTTCGTACTCGTCGTGAGCGCGCTAGGTATCGCGGCGTGGTGGCTAGGCGGATACGGGAAAAAGGCAGATGATTACAGGTCGTATTTCATCAAAACCACAAGCCTGCCAAGCGGCATAAAAAGGGACTCCACGGTCAAATTTATCGGCGTAGACGCGGGCAGCGTCAAGGATATCCGCTTTGCCGACGAAAAAGAAGCCCTCATCGAGCTTGAGCTCTCCGTGAGAAAAGATTTGCCTATCAAAAAAGACAGTACCGCTTCTGCCCAGATACAAGGAATAACCGGCATCGGCTACCTAAATATCTCTAGAGGAAGCGCAAACAGCCCGCTTTTTAGCAAAAACGAAAAGGCCTACATCGGGCTCGAGGCCGGTTTTTTCGACAAAATCGGCGATAGAGCCGAGTACTTAACGCAAAATTTAGAAACGACTTTTAAAAATATCAATAAATTTTTAAGCGACGAAAACGCGGCTAAATTTTCGTCTATCCTAGTTTCTGCCGATGAAGCGATGAAAAAAATAAACGCCGGAAATCTCGATATAAACGCGACTATCGCAAACGCAAACGAGGTTTTGGCAAATGCAAATTTGACGCTAAACGAGCTAAAAAAAGCGCTAAAAAACGCCTCGGGCACGCTTGAGTTCGTAAATTCGTTTACGACCAAGGCAACAGACGCCGCGCAGGCGCTAAAAAATCTACAAACCGCGATAGCAGAAAAAATAAAAAGCGGCGAATACGACGTAAAAGGCGCGCTAAATACGATTGGCGACGAGACGGAGAGGACGTTGCTAAGCTTTCAAAAGCTCATTTCGGATTTTAGAAATACTCTTTTTAGACTCGAGGACGACCCGTACGAATTTTTCTTTAAAGACACGCAGAAAAAGGACGAAAAATGA
- a CDS encoding ATP-binding cassette domain-containing protein → MIIKATNLTTKFGDRVIHDGLNFHVNEAEIYGLLGGSGTGKSTLMKTMIYLKEPSAGKVEMLGRDLWSLDEAARQEIKLACSVMFQFGALYTSMNVLENIYILLKEYSGMSERSMREIAMFWLQKVGLSENVALQYPSELSGGMKKRVAMARALVLSPKILFLDEPNSGLDPSSARAFDELVVELRDTLGVTVVMVTHDIDSICTILDRFLILQDKKIAFEGTFEQLMQMPENPLEELLKTRKNGGK, encoded by the coding sequence ATGATAATAAAAGCGACTAATCTAACGACGAAATTTGGCGATAGAGTGATCCACGATGGGCTAAATTTCCACGTAAACGAGGCTGAAATTTACGGTCTACTGGGCGGTAGCGGCACGGGTAAATCGACACTGATGAAAACTATGATATATCTAAAAGAGCCAAGCGCCGGCAAAGTCGAGATGCTGGGGCGCGATCTATGGTCGCTAGACGAAGCGGCTAGGCAGGAGATAAAGCTTGCTTGCAGCGTGATGTTTCAGTTCGGTGCGCTTTATACCTCAATGAATGTGCTGGAAAACATCTACATCCTGCTAAAAGAATATAGCGGGATGAGCGAGCGCTCGATGCGCGAGATAGCGATGTTTTGGCTACAAAAAGTAGGCCTTAGCGAAAACGTCGCTTTGCAGTATCCAAGTGAGCTAAGCGGCGGTATGAAAAAGCGCGTGGCGATGGCTAGGGCTCTAGTGCTAAGTCCTAAAATTTTGTTTTTAGACGAGCCAAACTCCGGCCTTGACCCAAGTAGCGCGCGGGCGTTTGACGAGCTGGTGGTCGAGCTGCGAGATACGCTTGGCGTCACGGTCGTGATGGTAACGCACGATATAGACAGCATTTGCACGATTTTGGATAGATTTTTGATACTTCAGGATAAAAAGATAGCCTTTGAGGGGACGTTTGAGCAGCTGATGCAAATGCCCGAAAATCCGCTCGAAGAGCTTTTAAAAACAAGGAAAAACGGTGGGAAATAA
- a CDS encoding ABC transporter permease, whose translation MPFSLKFKSKFFECAQEGEALKINLKNDWNYKLPAKIWKATQNLLSSNKFSKIVLNFKDVKEFDYAAALFLKNTLQNARKSYELINLTPHAQKIFDSINSEVNPKIKQIINSKPRENPLSQIGKNLTAFFAGFCAFLNFTGEFLVKFSKIFMLKNIRVKEILAYFEDAGIKSVFIVCLTSFLIGIVLAYQGSSLLASFGATIIIVEMMGLLTLREIAPLIAAIIVAGRLASSFTAQIGVMKITEEIDAMKTMGFDPFKFLVLPRVIALIVAMPLIVFLADVAGILGEMVVMENYLNISFDSYLARFGQEVEIKHLYVGLFKAPFFGVVIAFIGCMRGFQIGGNTQSVGTYTTVSVVNAIFGVIMVDALFSIIFTQLGI comes from the coding sequence TTGCCTTTTTCTTTAAAATTTAAGAGTAAATTTTTTGAGTGCGCGCAAGAGGGCGAAGCGCTAAAGATAAACCTAAAAAACGACTGGAACTACAAGCTACCCGCTAAAATTTGGAAGGCTACGCAAAATCTACTTAGCTCGAATAAATTTAGCAAAATCGTCTTAAATTTTAAAGACGTTAAAGAATTTGACTACGCCGCGGCTCTATTTTTAAAAAATACATTACAAAATGCGCGTAAAAGCTATGAGCTTATAAATTTAACCCCGCACGCGCAAAAGATTTTTGATTCGATAAATAGCGAAGTAAATCCCAAAATAAAACAGATCATAAACTCCAAACCGCGCGAAAATCCGCTCTCGCAAATCGGCAAAAATTTAACTGCGTTTTTTGCGGGATTTTGCGCGTTTTTAAATTTTACGGGCGAGTTTTTGGTTAAATTTAGCAAGATATTCATGCTAAAAAATATCCGCGTGAAGGAAATTTTGGCATATTTTGAGGATGCGGGTATAAAGTCGGTTTTTATCGTGTGCCTCACCTCTTTTCTCATCGGCATCGTGCTGGCATATCAGGGTTCAAGCCTGCTTGCGAGTTTTGGCGCTACGATAATAATCGTCGAGATGATGGGGCTTTTGACCCTGCGCGAGATAGCTCCGCTCATCGCCGCTATCATCGTAGCGGGGCGCCTGGCGTCTAGCTTTACCGCGCAAATCGGCGTTATGAAAATCACCGAAGAGATCGACGCGATGAAAACGATGGGATTTGATCCGTTTAAATTTCTCGTTCTTCCTCGTGTGATAGCACTTATCGTCGCTATGCCGCTTATCGTGTTTTTAGCAGACGTGGCGGGGATACTAGGCGAGATGGTCGTGATGGAAAACTACCTAAATATCAGCTTTGATAGCTATCTAGCGAGGTTTGGTCAAGAGGTAGAGATCAAGCATCTTTACGTCGGGCTTTTTAAGGCTCCGTTTTTTGGCGTCGTGATCGCGTTTATCGGCTGCATGAGAGGCTTTCAGATCGGCGGAAACACTCAAAGCGTGGGCACATATACGACCGTGAGCGTGGTAAATGCGATATTTGGCGTGATCATGGTGGACGCGCTGTTTTCGATTATTTTCACGCAGCTAGGTATATAA